The Moorena producens PAL-8-15-08-1 genomic interval GGTCACTACCAGCATGAACCAGTTTCCCGGCATCTTCCTCCATGTGTAGGCGAGTGATGCCAATGGTTTTACGGATAGGATTACCGTCATCATCGGACACTTCAATTTCCAGTGAGCCATGCTCAGCAATGGGCAAGTCGTATTGGGAAATCTGGTAGTTTTTGGGTAGGTCAGGATAAAAATACTGTTTCCGGTCAAATTTGCTGTAGGGAGCAATCTGGCAATTGAGTGCTAAACCCGCTTTGACAGCATACTCTAGTACCTTTTGATTCAGAACCGGTAACACTCCTGGCATCCCCATACAAATTGGGTCAATATTGGTATTAGGGGTAGCACCAAATTTTGTGGAAGAGTTAGAAAAAATCTTGGTTTCGGTACTAAGCTGACAATGGGTTTCTAAACCAATGATTGCTTCGTATTGAGTTTTAGCTGGTGCAGCAGTAGTCATTGGATGTTATAATTAAGGGTTAAGATTATTGATGGAACTTAGGGCATTTTTTGTCCACTATTCCCAATAATGTACACTATTTAATTAGCTACAGCGTCAATTATTGCAATTACTGGCAGGAGTTGAGTTGACAGTTTGTATGTAACTTTTTGTCTTTTAGGATTGGAAGTTGTTCGACATTTTTACATACCATTATTATAGCAAATGTGTCTTACGCTATAATTTCGGAAGTGTACTGTTAAAGGGATTTTTTTTACTAAATACTTACGTTTAATGCCTAGGCTAGCTGATGAAAATTAGAGACTGTTTATAAAGTAAATCTTAAGAGGATATCTGAAAAGTTTTTTGATACTGAATTTTGCCCCCCTAGGGCCTGTTTTAAAACTCGGAGATCCCCCTAAATCCCCCTTAAAAAAGGGGGACTTTGAGTATGGCTCCCCCCTTTTTTAAGGGGGGCTGGGGGGGATCATAATCTTGCGGAAAACTTTGAAAACACGCTCTAGCCCCCCAACTTTGGGGGAAGAGTCAATTTGCTTCTAAAAGTCCCCCAAAATTGATACCGTTGGCGAAATTAATATTTGTTTACACAAGAGTAGCAGATGGGTAACTTTAAGTTCATGCTCCCCCAGAATTGGGGGTTGGGGGGCTATAAAGACTGCTGTCTTCAGGCTGATATTACTAAATGTTTTTTTCGCCAGCAGTATCAAAATTGGGGGACCAACGGGGGCTTGGATGTAGCAAATAATACTTCTCAGACAACCTCTAAGACAGCTGAATATTGGTCGGTTAAGGCGGACAGCTCTGTTAACAGGTGAGCTTTTCTCTTGGTGCGCGTTCACCCTTGTCGGGAAACCAGACCCGGCTCGCACCGCAATCAGCTCATAATCTTTCCCTTTTGTGATCAGGAGTCTGCATGTATCACAGAACTATCATAATGTCCAGATCACCCGGTCGTTTTTTTAGTCAGCCATTTTAGATTAATGTGACTAAAGATTCGACAGGTGCGCTTGCCGTTGGCGAATTTAATTCTTAATGGTAAGAGCGCACCTAAGAAAACAAAGGTTTTTCATCACCTAGGCGATGGACTTAGTCCATCGCCTTTCATCAAGCAATTATCCAGTGCTCTTATTACTTCAAATCAGGGGTAAGCATGACTAATCGACAAATTCCACTAACAGAAGACTACACTCGTCCTTGGGCTCTTATGCGTCTACTGCCTAAATGCCAAAGGTATACAGTTGCTAGGTTCTTTAATCGTCAGGATGCTGATAACCATCTCCGATTTTTGGATCGGTATATGCCAGAAGCAAAGTTTGAAGTACTTTTCGATCTGCCTGTCAATAAGGATAGTAATCAGCTACTCTAACAGGTTAACAATCATTGACACTCCCCGCTCGTGCATAGACGGGGATTGTTGGATCAACATCCATGATGCCAGCCTCTTACGGTTTCTTCAGACCTTGCCCTAACCCTTAACATTAAATTCGACAAAGTATTAGGTAGCTATTAATGAGATTGCAAAAATCCTGAAATTCTCTCCACTGCTCTTTCCAAAACGTCTGGTTCGTGTACTAAGGCAAAACGCACATAGCCTTCACCAGCCTTGCCAAAACCAGCTCCTGGAGAAGCAGCAACCCCAGTGGCTTCTACCAAGCTAGTACAAAATTTTACTGAGTTCCCTGCCCAAGGGTCTGGCAATTTTGCCCAGACATACATAGTGGCTGGTGGCACTGGCACTGACCAACCAATGCGGTTTAAAGCATGGACAAAGGCATCCCGCCGCTGTTGATAGGTGGTGACTACAGGTTTAACAATGTCTTGAGAACCATTCAACGCTGCGATCGCACCATTGAGAATCCCCCTGTATTGGTTAAAGTCAATTGCCGCTTTCACCTGCCGCAACCCTCGAATCAATTGAGCATTACCGATAGCATAGCCAATCCGGAAGCCTCCCATATTGTAAGACTTGGAAAAGCTAAAAAACTCAATCGATACAGTTTTATCGGGGTCTGCTTGCAAAACCGAGGGAGCAACAGAGGTGGGATTGAGGCTTTCTGGGATTTTCCCGATCTGCTCCCCATTGCCTCTGGTATCTTCAAAAACAATATCAACGTAGGGAAAATCGTGAACTAATACCAGGTTATGGCACTTACAAAACGCCACTGCTTCCTCAAAAAAAGACAAGGATGCGATCGCAGTAGTGGGATTATGGGGATAACTCAACACCATCATCCGTGCTTGAGCTAGCACTGCCTGAGGGATATCCTCAAATACAGGCAAAAAATTGTTTTCTGCCAATAGGGGCATGGGATAAATCTGACCACTGGCTAGGTGGACACCACCGGCATGGGAAGGATAGCCTGGGTCTTGTAGCAGAGCAAAATCCCCTGGATTAAGCACAGCTAAAGGTAAATGAGCTGTGCCTTCCTGAGAACCAATCAGTTGTAGCACCTCAGTTTCTGGGTCAACCGGAATACCAAATCGTTTAGTATACCAGCTAGCTGCTGCCTGACGAAAAGCTTTAGTACCATGAAACAGCAAGTAACCGTGAGTGCTGGGCTCATACAACGAGGCTTCAATCGCAGCACACACATGCTTGGGAGCTGGTAAATCGGAAGACCCTAATGATAGGTCAATGATTTCTTTCCCAGCAGCTGCCAACGCTTTGGCCTGATCCATATCGGCAAATACATTTGCTTGCAGGGGTTGTAAACGTTGGGCAAACTGCATTGTAATCTTAGTCTTTTTCTTTTGTCTATTCTTTTCGAGCCTTTCCCATCGGTTGCGCTGGCATTGCTCCCATTGCCCCTTACTGTCCTAATTTAAATTCTCATCCAGCATAGTTTTCAATTGAGCTTTGGTAATTGCTCCCTCATGGGATTTGGCCAGCTCACCATTTTTAAACAGTCTTAGAGCAGGGACACCCTCTACCTTGCACTTGGCAACGGCATCTTGATGTTGGTCTACTTCCATCTTAATGACTTTTAAGCGATCGCTATAATTTTTAGCAACCCAGTCCACTGATGGCGATACTAAGCGGCATGGTCCACACCAAGTTGCCCAGAAGTATACCAGTACTGGCTGCTGGGCTTTTAAAACTTCAATTTCAAAATCTTTATCTTCGATTGTAATCACATTACTCACAACGGTATCCCCTCAAAAGACTAGATTAGACTGCATTCACACAATCTCTATATTAAGTGCTTGAACTTCCCCCCAGCTCAAGCATGGGGGATTATAAACAATTGTTACGAGATGGGCGTCGAGCCGCATCTGGACACGTTGAGTATAGAATATTTTACTATGACTGAAAACATCATACCGTTTGCACCAGATCAAAACTCCCTTGTCAAGGAAGTTTAAATCAAGCCGTCGGAGTTCTCAGCCTTTATGCTTTATCGGCTTTCATAAAATCGAAATTTATACAATTGCATAAAAATTTGCACAAAAAAACGGGTTAACCCGCTATACAATTGGTCAACCCGTGAGCTTGGGAACGCCTAAATGGACTACTTTTGTAGAACCAACTTAACGTTGGCATTGTTTAGGCCACGCTGCTTGACTTCTGCCAAGGTCTTGTTAACGGCATACTTCTGGTTGATGGAGTTGATCAACTCGGTTTGGTTGTGCTTCTTAGCTACACCCCAAAGGTCAGCAATCAGGTCAAAGGTGCCATCACTGTTGCGAGACCAACCTAGATCATATTCACCTTCGAGAACGGCAACCAAGTCAGCGCGAACCCGCTGACCATTGTAGCCGCGAACATCAGCTTCTGTCTTAACAGTGATTCCCAGGTCACACAGGGAAGTTTTCAGGATTTCGGCATCGGAGATTTTAGTGCGCAGAGTGCTAAAGTGAGACATGTGGATTTCCTCCAGAAAAGGTATCAGAGAAACGACAACGTAGCGTTTTACTTTTATGGCTAGCCGCCCTCAACAATAATTACAAGCGGCTACTTATCAAACTGCTAGCAATTTTTTGCTAGCCTTTACTCCTGTTGGGAGCAGGAGAAAGCCTGTTAGAACTCCATACGCTGATATTCAGCTACGGAGGATGCAGCAGGTCGCGCGCGTTGCCTAGCCCAGTCCCTCAGGGCTGCAACCTGCTCTGTCATCGTGCGCGATAGAGGTTGAGTTGATTTAATCGCGGCAATAATATCCAGTTGAGTAAACTCCCGGTCTTGAGCAAATGCCTCATACATCGCTGCCACCATGGCTTGCTCAATCTCAGCCCCTGAAAAACCATCAGAAACTTTAGCTAACTGTTCAATATCAAAGCGGTCAATATCTCCACGCCGCTTTTTCAGGTGAATTTCAAATATTTGCTGGCGTTCTTGGGTGTTGGGTAAATCAACAAAAAATATCTCATCAAAACGACCTTTGCGTAGGAATTCTCCTGGTAGGCGCTCCACTCGGTTTGCTGTCGCCATCACAAAGACTGGTGAGGTTTTTTCTTGCATCCAGGTCAGGAAAGAACCAAAGATTCGACTTGAAGTACCCCCATCAGAGTCAGAAGAACCGCTGCTACCAGCAAACGACTTATCAAGCTCATCTATGAAGAGAATAGCTGGAGAGATTGATTCTGCCGTCTTCAAAGCATTGCGCAGGTTGGCTTCCGAGCGCCCTACCATCGAGCCATCGTATACCCGCCCCATATCCAGGCGCAATAGTGGCAGACCCCATAAACGAGACGTAGTTTTGGCAATCAGAGATTTACCACAGCCAGGAACCCCTAGAATCAACATTCCCTTCGGTTGAGGCAAACCATATTCTCTCGCCCTCTCTGTAAAGGCATTAGAGCGCTGCTTCAGCCAACGCTTCAGTTCCTCTAACCCTCCTATAGAATCGAGGGTTTCATCTTCTTCGATATACTCTAGGATACCGTTGCGGCGGATGATCTGCTTCTTCTCGGATAGAACAATATCGACTTCAGCTTCAGTAAGACGACCAGCTTTAACGTAGGCTTTGCGATAAACTTTCTCTGCTTCATCCCGGGTCAAGCCTAATGCTGCTTTGAGCAGCTTTTCCCTAGTTTCTGTAGTCGTCCGACGAGTTTTACTCTGATCCAGTTGGTGGGATAGGACTTGGTTAAGTTCCTTAAGGTTTGGTAGGGGAAAGTCAAGGACAACCACTTCCTTTTCCAACTCAATAGGAATCTGCTGCACCGGGGACATTACGATGATAGACTTTTTAAGAGACTTCTTAGCTTCCTCCCTAAAGCTTGCCATCGCATCCCGCAACCATCGGGTAGTTGCTGGTGCATCTATAAAGGGATGTAAATCCTTAAAGATGTATATACCAGGTTCTTTTTGTTGAATTACCCACTGAACTGCTGCCTCAGGAGAGACCGTATTGTGCTGAGTGGTGTGGCGTGATTGACCATACTCAACAATCCCGTGAGTGACGGTCCAAACGAAGACTCGTTGCTGTTGAGACTTCTTTTGAGCAATCATTGCTATTGCCCTCTCTGCCCGCTCCTCCTCGGGAGTCACGAGGTAGATTAGGGGATATTGAGCTTGAATGAGAACGTTTATCTCTTCTTGCATAACTCTACCTAATATTAGAGACGGCTTACAACTGCCCAAACATCTTCAACTGAACCACTGAGCTAACTAAGTCGGCTCTGGGAGTAGACTAATTTGTCTACCTTAACTTTGGCTACCTTAACAAGGAACCAATTCCTCTTCTCCGTGAGAATCGGTAATGGAGCATACTTTAGCTGTTACCTTTTCTACTGGGAGTTCTTCCGATATCACACCAGGTTGGTTTTTCAGAGCAACTAATTTTCCCTCTGAGATAACCAAGTCACTAGAACACTCAGGACAGGGGTATACTTTATGGGTTTGTCCATATTGGTCTACCTCTTCAACCACATCTTGGTGTTCTATGTAGAATACAATCGCCCTCTCAACCATAGCTGACATTGATTCAGAATCAACAGCCGCTTTAATTTTGAGCCGGCGGTGCAATCCTGGTGGAAGATAAAGAGTAACTTTTTGCTTGTCTTGCATATATTTTTTATATCGTTGTACCCGGGTATGTATTTAACCTTATCGGCTTCCTCTCTAGCTGTCAAGACATTTAGCTGGTATGACAGCTAAATTGTTACATTACTTAATAATATGACGGAAGGAAGATGGTTATCTAATGGATAAGGAATAGCATAAGGCGCGCCTGTAGTTAGCAGGAGGCAGCGCCGACCTGCGGGGGGTTTCCCCCGGAGACGAAACCTGATTACGTTGAGCCTTTATAGTTGATAGGCTATGCAGATGCATGGTTAAAACTTATTGATTAGCGTGATTTGCGCCTTCATGCGGGGGTTTCCCCCACTCGCGCTTTCCATGGCTGACAAGGCGAGCCTGTCTTACGGTAACTTCTAACCACTCGCGCTTTGCATGGCTGACAGGTGTGGACCCTTGCTTGGGCACACAGAACCCAAACCATCAGCAACTGCATCCACAGGCGCGCACCTTGAGGTGCGACCCTAGGGCGCGAGGGATTGCTCGCGCCCTAGAAGGCGCGCACTAAGAGCGAATTTAATTCGACGACTGTAAGCGCACCTAACAAAAGTGTTATGGGTAGGTTTTTTGCTAAGGATGGAAAGGATGCTTTTATTACAGGTAATGAAGCGGAGTAATGACGCGGTAATGATATAATTATGAATTATATAGCCACAATATAAACGCGCTTAAGCTAATTAATAACAGCTAAAAGTATCATAAATAACGATTAAGGACTAACGACTAAGGCATTACTTTCAATCCTCCACGACATATCAGTTGTCCAGTGGTCAGGGTAAGTTCTTGAAGCTCCACCTCTGGTCCTAAATTTATTACAAACCCATCTAAACTAAGAGGGGGGGCATCAGGGTCTATCTGAACTTGCAAGGGGTTCAGTTCCAGTTGGTTGGGGGTAGCTAGTTGGATACCAGCACGAATTACTATCAGCTTGGTACCAACATCATGATTAGTATAAATGCCTCTTAATGTCAGCTGTCCTATATTGATATTAATCTTTTCCCAGCGTATTTGTGGCTGTTTTGGGTCGTTACCGGGTTGAATGATATCATCTGATTTAAGGAATGTATATAATAACTCCGTCAAAGCGTTAGATAACAAGGGTGCTTCAAGAGATGATTGCAGGTCTGGTTCTAGGAGTAATAGCTGACCCACTACGGGAACTGGTTCTAAAAGACGTACGGGTTTACGCTTAATTATCTGACCCAGGTTGAGTCTAATATTACTGCCTTCGAGCTGAATTTGGCTTAGATGCAGTCCTTGATAAACTGCTTGGTTGGCAGCAAGGGCAACCTGAGGAATGTAACCAGTCAGGATTTGGCGATCGCATCCCACAATGTTTAGTTGCAATGTAGCAACTTCCTCTACTTGCGATCGCAGCCACAGCCGTAGCGCTGGGGAAATAACTTTGCTGATAATCTGGCTTGGCTTTTGCTTCGAGCTTTTCGGAGTTTTAACCAAAAGAACACCTTCTTGTACTATTTGTACATAGTATTTTGAAGTCGTTGTCTAATGGAAATCAACTCCTGGGCACACTATAAGCATAAGGCAAACTAAATTCAGCATCACCATAGTCCAGAAGACAAAGCTCAAGCCAAATGTTGGGTCATGGAGGAAAGAGTACAAAAAATTCTTTCACAGTGGGGTATTGCGTCACGGCGTCGAGCCGAGAAGATGATAGCCGCAGGACAAGTGCGCCTAAATGGTACGACTGTACATTTGGGGCAGAAAGCTGATCCAGAAACAGATGTAATCGAAGTGGATGGCAAACCGATAAACCCCTATCACCGACCTCAATCTATCTACCTTTTACTGAACAAGCCTGCTGGAGTAGTTTCCACTTGCCGAGATTCCCAGAATCGTCCGACAGTAATTGACTTATTACCGGATAAACTAACCAAGGGTCAGGGGATTCATCCTGTAGGAAGGCTGGATGCGGATTCTACAGGTGCATTACTACTGACCAATGATGGTGAGCTAACATTTCGCCTGACCCATCCTAGTCATCACATACCTAAGACGTATCAGGTTTGGGTACGGGGTAATCCCCCAGAATCGGTACTGCAAACTTGGCGTGAAGGTGTTAATCTGCTGGGTAAAAAAACGTTACCCGCTAAAGTCCGTGTACTTAAGCGTAAGGGTCAATCCACACTTTTGGAGGTAGTCTTAACGGAAGGTAGAAACCGACAGATCCGTCGTGTTGCTCAACTGCTAAGCTATCCAGTGATTCATCTACATCGTACTGCTATTGGCCCGATTAAATTAAATCTACCAGGAGAGCCAATTCTTCCTTGTGGTGACTACCGTGCCTTGAATGATGTAGAAGTGAGTTTTCTTACCAGTAAATCCACCATTGTTCAGTAAAAATGCCAGCAGATGTCGAGGAGTACCGTGTATGAATGAAAACAAAGTCCCGTTGCAGCAACAACAACAGAAGAAGCTGGAAGAAATGGGTTCATACCTGTGTCAGTTACGCACTCAACAGTGTAAAACCATCCAGGAAATTGCCGCTTGCACCCGAATTAATGCACGATTTTTGAGGGCAATAGAGCAAGGCAAGCTAGACCAATTACCAGAACCTGTGTATGTTCAAGGGTTTATCAAGCACTTTGGGGATGCACTAGGCTTAAATGGAGACGAGTTTGCCAAGGCTTTTCCCACTGGGGTAACTGTAAAAAGGTCAAAACTTTCCTGGGGTAACAGTAGGGTTCCTCAACTGCGACCGTTTCATCTTTATTTGTTCTACATTTGCTTGGTTATTGGTTCAGTGAGTGGCTTATCTGTCCTAATCAACCCTTATAAGCCACAAATAACTGATAAGGAACCAAACTCGTCTCCAGCTCAATCATTACCGACACCCGGTAATTTAGATCAAACTAACTCGCAAACGCAGTTAGCCTTAACCAAGATACCGTCGGGTCCAAATAAGCCAGTTCAGGTGGATATCACTCTCAAAGGTAGATCTTGGCTTCTGATCGTGGCAGATGGCAAGAAAAAATATGAAGGCATCCTAGAAGAAGGAGCGCACCAGACTTGGGTTGCTAACGAAAAACTATTTGTTAAAGCTGGCGATGCTGGGAATGTAATCGTTGAGTTCAATAACCAACAGGCAAAGCAGATGGGGGCTCCTGGTGCAGTACAAGCATTAACTTTTGCTGCTAAACCTAGACCCTCTCTTCAGTAGTCAAGCTTTCTATGGGAAAAGCATTAAATTCATCAATCTTAAACATTAAAAAAGCAGATAATTGGGGGCAACAACCTATAAATGTTACTAAAAAAATAACAACTTACTTATAGCATTTAAGATTCCAAATAGATGCATGAAAACCAATGCTGATTTACCATAAAACGCTCACAAGTGTAGGCTCTATTTCCTAATGTCACCTGTTACCTTGGTTAATCAATTAAATTTGAAGATATCAAAGTCAAATGCTATAGCAACGACTTAACTTATATAAAGTCCAGTTAATCCCTTGTATAGAATAGAATTGTTTAGGATTGTGAGTTTAAGATTGTTAACTAATAATTAACATTTTTGTCAAAATATAAACAACCAATAATGAACTTAATAGGATTAATTGTTAAAACTATTCCAATACAATATAACTAGGCTTGGTAGTCATAACTGGGAGCACGATCGTAAGTGTGAGTGAGGATTTTGAGGCGATTAGCCAATTCTTCACTCAACGCATTCGGTGGATAGCGCCATTGCCAGTTACCTTCCACGGTACTGGGAAAGTTCATTCGAGCATCTGTGTCCAGACCTAAAATATCTTGCACAGGAATAATCGCTTGGTTGGCAATACTACTGAGCGCTAATCGGATTAAATCCCAATGGATGCCTTCTTGGCTGACTGATCCGGAGTAATTCATTATAATCTGCTTATCTTCACCAGAGAGTTTTTTAAACCAACCCACTGTTGTGTCATTATCATGGGTACCGGTGTAAACCACACAGTTGTGGACATAGTTAAAGGGTAAGTAAGGGTTACTTGATCCCCCACTAAAGGCAAACTGTAAAATTCTCATACCAGGAAACTGGAAGCGTGAGCGTAATGCTTCTACTTCTGGAGTGATTATCCCTAAATCTTCGGCAATAATTGGCAAATTGCCCAACTTGTCTTGGAGTACTTCAAAAAATTCTTTTCCTGGTGCCTTAACCCATTCTCCAGTGATGGCAGTTGTTTCTCCTTGCTTGACTTGCCAGTAGGCCTCAAATCCCCGGAAATGGTCAATCCGCACAATGTCTACATACTCCAAGATAGTTTGGAAGCGTTGTATCCACCATTGGAAGTTATCTGCCTGTAACTGTTCCCAGTTGTAAACTGGATTACCCCACAACTGACCTGTGGCACTGAAATAGTCCGGAGGCACCCCAGCCATGAGTGTGGGTTCGCCAGTTTCGTGATCAATGGCAAAGATTTCCCGATGAGCCCAGACATCAGCACTATCGTGAGCCACATAAATTGGAATATCACCAATAATCTGGATCTGGTGATGATTGGCGTACTGTTTGAGAGCTGACCACTGGCAGAAAAACTCAAACTGTAGGTATTTGTAGAAATAAATTTCATGCTGCAATTTCTGCCGCCAATACTCAACTGCTTTGGGTTGAGCCATAGCAATGTCTCGTTCCCAAGTATGCCAGCTACTCTGGTCAAACGCATCATGAACAGCCATAAATAAAGCATAGTCTTCCAACCAGCTGGCTTTTGCTTGACAAAATTCTGTAAATTTCTGGTGCTGTTGGGGTGAGGCGTTGGCACGGAAGCGATCGCAAGCTTGGTAAAACAGGGGCATCTTGGTTTGAATTACCTGATCATAATCCACTGAGTCAAGGGGAAACTCTGGTAGATTGGCAAAGTCTTCATCCAACAGCCGTCCCTGCTTTTGCAATTGTTCTGGACTAATGAGTAGGGGATTGCCTGCCATGGCTGAGTAAGAGCCATAGGGAGAGTTACCATACCCAATCGGACCAAGGGGCAAGATTTGCCAGTATTGCTGGGCGCTTTCTGCCAAAAAGTCAATGAATTGATAAGCCTGTAAACCTAAGTCACCAATACCAAAGGGACTGGGTAGGGATGTCGGATGGAGCAAAAGACCACTAGATCTCGGAAAAGGCATAAAAAAGCAATCAACAATAATAGTAAGTAAGCCTTACCAAAAAAATTTGGGTTTAAAGCCCCGTCCTTTTAGGACGGCTTTAAGCTATAATTTATGGTAGCGGTAAAGCGCATATATAAAAAGCGTAGTCGGTCTAGCGGACAGCTTCTGATCCGGAACCCTGGTAGCAAAAATCCGCGCATCTTGTACAAATTTGGAAGCTGTAATAAGAGAATGTGAACTACCCCAACCTACTACGTAGAGGTTGGGGCTTCCAGTTTCACGGAAGAACGCCTTAGCTTAGACGGACGTCCTCGCTTTGGTCTTACTTCTTCTCCACTGGCGTTGACCTCCCCCGTCCCAGAGGAGGATAGCATTCTGATACCTTCTGCTCTAATATTCTTGGCCGCATTACCGTCTCTATCGTGATGAGTGCCACAACTTGGACAAATCCAAGATCTTACATCTAGTGGCAACTCTTTGATTCGGTAATGACAATTAGAGCAGGTTTTAGAGCTGGGAAACCACCGATCTATCTCGACCAGTAGTTTTCCTTCTTTTACACATTTATAAGAGAGGAAATTTACAAAAGTTCCCCAACTCAGATCAGAGATTGCTTTAGCTAATTTATGGTTACGAACCATGCCCTTGACATTTAGGTTTTCAACTACCACTACCTGGTTCTGGTCTACGATTTTCCTAGATAGTTTATGAAGGTAGTCTTGGCGGACATTTCCAATACGTTCATATACCTTAGCTACAATCTTTCTAGCTTTCCTTCGCCCACTACTTCCTTTTTTCTTGCGGGCAGCAATACGTTGTTTCCTAGTTAGCTTCTTTTCGTATTTAGCTAAATGTTTAGGATTTCCAAATTTAGAAGTCTTTTCGCCATCGTAGGTGATCGCAAAATCCTTGATACCCAAATCAATACCAATTACTTTCCCTTCCTTAGATAGTTTCACATCTGTTGATTCGTATTCCATCAAAACAGAAGCGTAATACTTACCAGAAGGGTCTCTGCTTACTGTTACAGTTCTGATATCCCCGTCTAGTGGCCGATGAATTCTTGCTTTGACAGTTCCTAGTTTTCCAGGGAACTTAAGGCAGTTACCCACTTGTTTGACATTTTGAGGGTACTGAATTGATTGGCGATGATGATATGACTTGAATCTAGGATATTTTGCTCTGCCTTCAAAAAAATTCTGATATGCACGACTAAGGTTGAGACTTACAGATTGTAATACCTGGGAGTAACAGTCCTTTAGCCATTCAGTCTCTTGTTGTTTTTTGAGTTTTGGCAGCATGGAATTGAGCGCAGATTGTTTTAGTCCTTTTCCAGTTGCCTTGTAAGTTTCTATGCACTGATTTAGTCCATAGTTCCACCACCAGCGAGCGCATCCAAAATGCTGAGCTAATATTTGAACTTGCTCTTGTGTGGGATAAATTCTTACTTTGATGGCTTTATGTCTCACTGCACTCAAGCTTATTATCGACCCATATTACTATTATACAGATTTCGCAGTAAGGCGTCAACCTTTGTAGTAAAATTCCTGAGTCGCTATCCATCCTAAAGACGCGCGCCTTAGTAGAGGGTCGCCTTAATCAAACAGTTTTAACCCTTTTTACCATAGCCGACCAACCATAAAGGCGACCCTCTACTTACGGTAACTTCAAAACCCTGTAAGAGGGTGGGGAATTCCGCTATTTTTGTTAAAAATCTCTGCCGGTGCGCTTTGTGTAGGCGAATTAAATTTCCCACGGGTCGCACCGGTTGAAACGCCGCCGGGCAGACGGTGTATGCAATAGTCGGGCAAGTTCATTAGAATCCCTATGAAGAAAGAATCCTCGTTCTTCTAGGAAGAGGAGTGTCAAGACATTATCACCGTAGCATGGGTCAAAAAGGTTTAAGGGTTACGGGTTTAACGCGCACCCGTGGCCAAACGCGCCCCGCGTGGCCCAAAGGCCAAGGCCAAGGTTGTTCGCCCCGTATTAGGTT includes:
- a CDS encoding helix-turn-helix domain-containing protein, which codes for MNENKVPLQQQQQKKLEEMGSYLCQLRTQQCKTIQEIAACTRINARFLRAIEQGKLDQLPEPVYVQGFIKHFGDALGLNGDEFAKAFPTGVTVKRSKLSWGNSRVPQLRPFHLYLFYICLVIGSVSGLSVLINPYKPQITDKEPNSSPAQSLPTPGNLDQTNSQTQLALTKIPSGPNKPVQVDITLKGRSWLLIVADGKKKYEGILEEGAHQTWVANEKLFVKAGDAGNVIVEFNNQQAKQMGAPGAVQALTFAAKPRPSLQ
- a CDS encoding LL-diaminopimelate aminotransferase; translated protein: MQFAQRLQPLQANVFADMDQAKALAAAGKEIIDLSLGSSDLPAPKHVCAAIEASLYEPSTHGYLLFHGTKAFRQAAASWYTKRFGIPVDPETEVLQLIGSQEGTAHLPLAVLNPGDFALLQDPGYPSHAGGVHLASGQIYPMPLLAENNFLPVFEDIPQAVLAQARMMVLSYPHNPTTAIASLSFFEEAVAFCKCHNLVLVHDFPYVDIVFEDTRGNGEQIGKIPESLNPTSVAPSVLQADPDKTVSIEFFSFSKSYNMGGFRIGYAIGNAQLIRGLRQVKAAIDFNQYRGILNGAIAALNGSQDIVKPVVTTYQQRRDAFVHALNRIGWSVPVPPATMYVWAKLPDPWAGNSVKFCTSLVEATGVAASPGAGFGKAGEGYVRFALVHEPDVLERAVERISGFLQSH
- a CDS encoding AAA family ATPase, with the protein product MQEEINVLIQAQYPLIYLVTPEEERAERAIAMIAQKKSQQQRVFVWTVTHGIVEYGQSRHTTQHNTVSPEAAVQWVIQQKEPGIYIFKDLHPFIDAPATTRWLRDAMASFREEAKKSLKKSIIVMSPVQQIPIELEKEVVVLDFPLPNLKELNQVLSHQLDQSKTRRTTTETREKLLKAALGLTRDEAEKVYRKAYVKAGRLTEAEVDIVLSEKKQIIRRNGILEYIEEDETLDSIGGLEELKRWLKQRSNAFTERAREYGLPQPKGMLILGVPGCGKSLIAKTTSRLWGLPLLRLDMGRVYDGSMVGRSEANLRNALKTAESISPAILFIDELDKSFAGSSGSSDSDGGTSSRIFGSFLTWMQEKTSPVFVMATANRVERLPGEFLRKGRFDEIFFVDLPNTQERQQIFEIHLKKRRGDIDRFDIEQLAKVSDGFSGAEIEQAMVAAMYEAFAQDREFTQLDIIAAIKSTQPLSRTMTEQVAALRDWARQRARPAASSVAEYQRMEF
- a CDS encoding DUF1257 domain-containing protein, whose product is MSHFSTLRTKISDAEILKTSLCDLGITVKTEADVRGYNGQRVRADLVAVLEGEYDLGWSRNSDGTFDLIADLWGVAKKHNQTELINSINQKYAVNKTLAEVKQRGLNNANVKLVLQK
- a CDS encoding thioredoxin family protein yields the protein MSNVITIEDKDFEIEVLKAQQPVLVYFWATWCGPCRLVSPSVDWVAKNYSDRLKVIKMEVDQHQDAVAKCKVEGVPALRLFKNGELAKSHEGAITKAQLKTMLDENLN
- a CDS encoding pseudouridine synthase; the protein is MEERVQKILSQWGIASRRRAEKMIAAGQVRLNGTTVHLGQKADPETDVIEVDGKPINPYHRPQSIYLLLNKPAGVVSTCRDSQNRPTVIDLLPDKLTKGQGIHPVGRLDADSTGALLLTNDGELTFRLTHPSHHIPKTYQVWVRGNPPESVLQTWREGVNLLGKKTLPAKVRVLKRKGQSTLLEVVLTEGRNRQIRRVAQLLSYPVIHLHRTAIGPIKLNLPGEPILPCGDYRALNDVEVSFLTSKSTIVQ
- a CDS encoding DUF2993 domain-containing protein; the encoded protein is MVKTPKSSKQKPSQIISKVISPALRLWLRSQVEEVATLQLNIVGCDRQILTGYIPQVALAANQAVYQGLHLSQIQLEGSNIRLNLGQIIKRKPVRLLEPVPVVGQLLLLEPDLQSSLEAPLLSNALTELLYTFLKSDDIIQPGNDPKQPQIRWEKININIGQLTLRGIYTNHDVGTKLIVIRAGIQLATPNQLELNPLQVQIDPDAPPLSLDGFVINLGPEVELQELTLTTGQLICRGGLKVMP